A region from the Aquimarina sp. ERC-38 genome encodes:
- a CDS encoding contractile injection system tape measure protein — protein sequence MMKTEKYIINKMYLEVNTTSKEQGYRIKDNLDSFLKEEVFPAIEKKLKTFEKQVANKILRIDKLDFEIELKNDFKLIDVKQKVVTGIQNSIKKQLQKSKSQSLQDDIKWTEEENLELFNTDSNAARALMYFLEKGTSPWWGNKELFAFLFDEKALEEILQTNSLVSVFYEKLKQKKIRKRFVQQFSDIAIKKTLSEVFKTPKTTILNPQKLNVEFDVFITSVSLELRLEIWDEIIQFFQTNNIQKFYKTLSNQKEILIRALYQNQDRIPDSNSNVNEIDKKGKGELSAIDKQKLYWLETVIKSIEKEFPKIRNKISKDAKNRENIVKKIPEESTETKEEIIITEENVSTTQFDKTNRHQEEFAKNEDNITEEAYYIQNAGLILIHPFLKNFFEHCRLINDKNKISDPELAIHLLHYLATKEEKQPEHQMMSEKFLCNIPLNQSINRNIEISQEFKTQSEELLEAMIQNWGALKNASSDLMRNEFLQRPGKLILNGKNPKIIVERKTQDILLDQLPWNMSILKLPWKDKLIFVDW from the coding sequence TATATCATCAATAAAATGTATCTAGAAGTGAATACGACCTCTAAAGAACAAGGGTATCGTATTAAGGATAATCTGGATTCATTTTTGAAAGAAGAAGTTTTTCCTGCAATAGAAAAGAAGTTGAAAACCTTTGAAAAGCAAGTTGCGAACAAGATATTACGAATCGATAAGTTGGACTTCGAGATTGAGTTAAAAAATGATTTTAAATTAATAGATGTAAAACAAAAGGTAGTTACTGGCATACAAAATTCAATAAAAAAACAACTTCAAAAGTCTAAAAGCCAAAGTTTACAAGATGATATTAAATGGACTGAAGAAGAAAATTTAGAATTGTTTAATACCGATAGTAATGCCGCCAGAGCTCTGATGTATTTTCTCGAAAAAGGAACTTCTCCTTGGTGGGGCAATAAAGAACTATTTGCCTTTTTGTTTGATGAAAAGGCGCTAGAAGAAATACTTCAAACTAATAGTTTGGTAAGTGTTTTTTACGAAAAGTTGAAGCAAAAAAAGATTAGAAAACGATTTGTTCAACAATTCTCTGATATAGCCATAAAAAAGACGCTGAGTGAAGTTTTTAAAACACCGAAGACAACTATCCTTAATCCTCAGAAATTAAATGTTGAATTTGACGTATTTATAACTTCGGTTTCACTTGAGTTAAGACTTGAAATTTGGGATGAAATTATTCAATTTTTTCAAACTAATAACATTCAGAAGTTTTATAAAACACTGTCTAATCAAAAGGAGATTCTGATAAGAGCACTTTATCAAAATCAAGACCGTATACCCGATAGTAATAGTAATGTAAATGAAATAGATAAAAAGGGAAAAGGAGAGCTTTCCGCAATTGATAAACAGAAATTATATTGGTTAGAAACCGTAATTAAGTCAATTGAAAAAGAGTTTCCCAAGATTCGAAATAAAATTTCTAAAGACGCTAAAAATAGGGAGAATATTGTTAAAAAAATACCTGAAGAGTCTACAGAAACAAAGGAAGAAATTATCATCACAGAAGAGAATGTTAGCACAACACAATTCGATAAAACCAATAGGCATCAGGAAGAATTCGCTAAAAATGAAGATAATATCACAGAAGAAGCATATTATATACAGAATGCCGGTTTAATTCTGATTCACCCATTTCTAAAAAACTTCTTTGAGCATTGCCGATTAATTAATGATAAAAATAAAATAAGCGATCCAGAATTGGCAATTCATTTATTGCATTATTTAGCTACCAAAGAAGAAAAGCAACCCGAACATCAAATGATGTCCGAAAAGTTTTTATGTAATATTCCATTAAATCAATCAATAAATAGAAATATAGAGATTTCTCAAGAATTTAAAACGCAATCCGAGGAGTTACTTGAGGCCATGATCCAAAACTGGGGGGCACTTAAAAATGCATCTTCAGATTTAATGCGTAATGAGTTTCTGCAAAGACCAGGCAAACTTATCTTGAATGGTAAAAACCCTAAAATTATTGTAGAAAGAAAGACTCAGGACATTCTTTTAGATCAATTACCATGGAATATGAGTATTCTTAAACTACCATGGAAGGATAAACTAATCTTTGTTGATTGGTAG